From the genome of Ziziphus jujuba cultivar Dongzao chromosome 6, ASM3175591v1, one region includes:
- the LOC132804011 gene encoding uncharacterized protein LOC132804011, whose product MQRYDYNRLGILAKQLFRLAELFVALQIIWCTYTRLHYAVKISGEYFRELFTVIASPLFAFILCHGIIIYLIAKSSARFSGQQNQSANNVVEAQLYDYRETIPYENNNNNQRTSLIYQSSPTTFSSSMTPSIEEDIMHEDKQNIISEVSTINIKNYEVDTDHMDSDTDSGYHPKAYKTRMHSEKFNRECSVKKHEELCPSETEKFPNDMKLSDEEFNRSVDAFIAKQLRFRRHESLSIALSNQS is encoded by the coding sequence ATGCAAAGGTATGATTATAATCGCCTTGGAATTCTCGCAAAGCAGCTGTTTCGTTTGGCTGAACTGTTTGTTGCTCTGCAAATCATCTGGTGCACCTACACTCGGCTCCATTATGCCGTCAAAATCTCGGGCGAGTACTTCCGGGAGCTTTTCACCGTCATCGCTAGTCCACTCTTCGCTTTTATCCTCTGTCACGGAATCATCATCTATCTCATTGCCAAATCATCAGCAAGATTCTCTGGCCAACAAAACCAGTCTGCTAACAACGTCGTCGAGGCCCAACTCTACGACTACCGGGAAACCATCccatatgaaaataataataacaaccaaCGCACAAGCTTAATCTATCAATCGAGTCCTACTACTTTCAGCTCCAGTATGACCCCGTCAATAGAAGAGGATATTATGCACGAAGACAAGCAGAACATAATCTCTGAGGTGAGCaccattaatattaaaaattatgaagTTGACACTGATCATATGGACTCCGATACAGATTCCGGTTATCATCCAAAAGCTTACAAGACAAGGATGCATTCTGAGAAGTTCAATCGAGAGTGTTCTGTGAAGAAACATGAAGAGCTCTGCCCTTCCGAAACGGAAAAGTTCCCGAATGATATGAAGTTGAGTGACGAGGAGTTCAACCGCTCTGTGGACGCCTTCATCGCAAAGCAGTTGAGGTTTCGTCGCCACGAGTCCCTTTCTATCGCGCTTTCAAATCAGAGCTGA